From the genome of Dietzia lutea, one region includes:
- a CDS encoding TM0106 family RecB-like putative nuclease has translation MVPKVARPTIPRADVEVDVDLESHLDDGAYLWGTLLTLRDGRPLEDEGYRPFVTWSRLPDADEGRAFAEFWRWLTGIRDRAAGQGRSFRAYCYSRAAENGWLLLGGRFGPEGTLAVVKGVPGVAEVRRFISSPLWVDVHEAVATQFVSTSGLGLKVVAPVAGFTWRDPEAGGEASLGWYRDAQAARGVERDAGRERILAYNEDDVRATRAVREWITRFG, from the coding sequence GTGGTGCCCAAGGTGGCGCGGCCGACGATCCCCCGGGCGGACGTCGAGGTGGACGTCGACCTCGAGAGTCACCTCGACGACGGCGCCTACCTGTGGGGCACGCTGCTCACCCTGCGGGACGGGCGGCCGCTCGAGGATGAGGGCTACCGGCCGTTCGTCACGTGGTCCCGACTGCCGGACGCCGACGAGGGGCGGGCGTTCGCGGAATTCTGGCGCTGGCTCACCGGGATACGGGACCGGGCGGCAGGGCAGGGGCGCTCGTTCCGCGCGTACTGCTATTCACGGGCCGCCGAGAACGGCTGGCTCCTCCTCGGCGGCAGGTTCGGTCCGGAGGGCACCCTCGCCGTCGTCAAGGGGGTCCCCGGCGTCGCCGAGGTGCGGCGCTTCATCTCCTCTCCACTGTGGGTGGATGTTCACGAGGCCGTCGCCACCCAGTTCGTCTCCACGTCAGGCCTGGGTCTCAAGGTGGTCGCGCCGGTCGCCGGGTTCACCTGGCGGGATCCCGAGGCGGGCGGTGAGGCCTCGCTCGGGTGGTACCGGGACGCGCAGGCGGCCCGGGGCGTCGAACGCGACGCCGGGCGCGAGCGGATCCTCGCCTACAACGAGGACGACGTCCGCGCCACGCGGGCCGTGCGGGAGTGGATCACGAGGTTCGGCTGA